The following nucleotide sequence is from Mycobacterium sp. 3519A.
GTGCGGACCCTGGTCTCGGCTGAACTCGACGGTTCGCTCGGCATGCACGACGTGCCGACCGGCGGCACCGATGTGGTGCTGCGCGTTCCCATCGGCCGCAAGCCGCGATTGGCTCAGTAACCGCACAGTTTGTGGGCTGACTTTGAAATTGAAGTTTGTGTGATCTATTTCGCATCAATTGCATTTGCACACAGTTACGGCCCCGACAAATTTTGCCGGGGCCGTATCCGAATTCTCAGGTGGCGATCAGACTCCGCTGCGAGCCTTCGTCCGCGCGTTGCGACGCTTCAGTGCGCGACGCTCGTCCTCGCTCATACCGCCCCACACGCCCGCGTCCTGGCCGGAATCCAACGCCCAGGTGAGGCACTCTGTGGTCACCGGGCAGCGATTACAGACGAGCTTCGCGTCTGCAATCTGCGCGATCGCTGGCCCGCTGTTCCCCACCGGGAAGAACAGTTCCGGGTCCTCGTCACGACAGACCGCCTTGTGGCGCCAATCCATAGTCCTAATCTCCTAACTGTGTGCGCAGCAGGGCGCACGAGCTTTTCTTCGGCTGTTAACGCGTGCACTCGAAATGTTTCTGCACTGTTGCTTCCGATGCTTTCACAGGCTGAACAGATGTCAATACTCGCGAGTTAACAAGTGGGTAATCTCACTCACGAGGGTCGTTCGCGGAGCCCTCACTCGTTTGTACTACACTAAACCAACCTGCGCCCTGAATCAGCGGAGCGAAAGCTATTTGCGCAGATCAGCGGGTACTTTTGCAGGCGGGGCAACCACGCCCAGCGCGTCCGGCACCGACGTGAACGTCATCGTCTCCCGCGGACCGAGGTAGTCCCCGTCGATCTGACACGCGACCGGCGTGTCGCTTGTCACCCGCACCCACGGCAGGTCGTCGTCACGTATCAAATGCCTCGCCTCTAACCGCGGTTTCTTGCTCATCATCTGACGCACCAGCCCCAGATTGGCCCAGACGTTCGCACTCGTGGTGGCGAACACCCCGAGACCGGTCTCGAACGTCGTCGTCGGGTTGGTCCACACCGGGCGGGTGTTCGCATACGTCCACGGGCTGGAGTTCGACACGAACGCGAAGTGCACCCCCGAGGCGGGCTCCCGGTCCGGCAGGTGCAGCGTCAGGGTCGGCTCCTTGCGGACGCTGGCGAGCACCTCACGGATCGCGACGCGGATGTAGCGCGACGCCGTCACCCTGCGACCCTTCTCGCGTTGGGCCTCGACAGCGGCCACCACGTCGCCGTCGACGCCCATGCCTGCGGTGAACACGCCCCAGCGTTCCCCGCAGTCCATCAACCCGATGCGCCGCCAGGATTTGCGCCTGCCGTGCGCCGACAGCAGGTCGATGAGTTGATTGGTCGCCTCGATCGGGTCGGGGCTGATGCCCAGCGCGCGGGCGAACACGTTCGCGGACCCGCCGGGCACCACCCCGACGGCAGGCGCGGGCCCGCCGGGTCCCGCCTCGCCGAGAATGCCGTTGACGATTTCGTTCACCGTGCCGTCGCCGCCGTGCACGATCAGCACGTCGACGCCGTCACGCGTCGCATCCCTGGCGATTTCGATGGCGTGGCCGCGGTGGTCGGTGTGCGCGACCGTCAGCTTCACGCGACTCTCCAACGCGTGGGCGAGCAGGTCGCGGCCCGCCGGCGTGGTCGACGTCGCGTTGGGGTTGACGATCAGCACGGCGCGCACGGGATCCGAGCCTAACGGGCCCCTATTACGCTCGACTCGTGATCGTGCCCTCGCCGTCAACCGTCCGCCAGGCCGCTGTCATCGTCTGGCTCGAGGGGGTCGTGCTGGTCGGCGTCGCGGTGGTGCTGGTCGTGCGTCACGTGGCGGGCGTCGAGGACGAACCGTGGCTGAGCGGATACGGCACCGCAAGCTGGTTCGTGATCATGGGCGGGGCTGTGCTCGCCGCCGGGTGGGCGTTGTGGACCGGACGGCGCTGGGGCCGCGGCATCGCGGTGTTCGCCCAGCTCCTGCTGCTGCCGGTGGCGTGGTACATGGGCGTTGGCTCACAACGATGGCTGTACGCCGTTCCGGTGGGGCTCGCCGCGCTGGCGACGCTCGCGCTGCTGTTCAGCCCGGCCACGCTGCAGTGGCTGGGCGCGCCTGAGGATTCGGTCGCCGACGATCACTGAGGAGGGCTGAGCCGTAGGTCTCAGGCCGGGACGGTGAGTTGCAAGCCCAGAGTTGGTATTTCGACAATCCCATCGGACCCGGCGCGCCAGCGCCAGTGCACCGCGGTGTCGACGTCGCCGCAGACGAGTCCCGTCCAGCCTGCGCCGCCAGGACCGCACAGCGCTGCCAGTTGCGCCGCCTCGGGCGTCGCCGGGACCCCCGTCATCACAACCAGCCCGCGCAGGGGCCGCCGCTTCGAGGCGGCGCGCACCGTGCCCCGCGCCGCTTGCGCTTTCACCGGCCGAGGCGCCGGTGGCTCGTCGACCTGCACCAGGCCGGCGGGTATGGCCGGCGGACCGGAGCCGTCGGCGCTACGCAGGATCATGACCGGAATGTTCGGCAGGCTGCGGGCGATCTCTGACAACAGATTCCCGACGACGTCGCGGGCCACCGTCCGGTCACCCGTTACCGCGAGCACTCCGTCAAGCCTGCTGATGTCGACGAACACAGGATGTCGTTCGGCATCGGTGCCGACCCGCACCAGACATGCGGCGGTGCGCGGTCCCGGCTCGCCGCTATGGTGGCCCACCACCGGCTTTCGCCAGCGTGTTGAGTCGATGTGCTGCCAGGGGGAACCGAGAGAATCGGACGCCGGAAGCCAGACCGTGGCCCCTGCGTTGTCGACACGCACCGCGTGTACCGGTGTTTCGGGCCGACGATTCGTGGCGGCCAAGGGGGCGATGATGTCGTACGCGCGGCGCAAGGTGTCGGAGTCGGCGGCGAATCGACGGGACAACCCCCGCCTGAGGTTCAGTCGCCGACGGCGTCTGACCGGTTCACCGAAGCGATACAGCTGGCGGGCGATGACGAGGCCCCAGCGCGCGAGTCGCCGCCGGTAGACGATCACCGCGGTGAGGACCGCGAGCAAGACTGCGCCGAGCACCGCCAAGGCCACGTCCAGGCGGAATGCCAGAGTTGACGACGGCGGTCCGCCGCTGACAGGCCGTCTGGTGTCGCGGGCCAGTCTTACGTCGGCGCCCGTGGCGTCGGAGGGTAACCGCAGGATCCAGCCCGGATGCAGCCGGTCCTGAGGCGTGCTCAAGACCCCACCGTCGGGTTGGCGCAGGCCGCGGTTGAGGGTGAAGATCTCGCCTGCGCGGGCCTGATTGTTCAGCGTGCTGCGTGCGATCGACTGCAATGTCGGCAGTCGGCCACCGGTCTGAGCGGGTGCGGCAACGACGAAGACTTTGATCACGCCATCGTCCGCGTGTGCTGGTGTGGCCGCGAACGCTGCGAGCAGGCAAAGAAGTACCGCGATGATCTGTGGTATGCGCCACAGTTGTTGCAGTGCAGTGCTTTTCGTACGGATACCTCTCACGCCTTACTCGACGGACTCGACTGCCAAACGGTTCAACGGGCACCTGAACCGTTTAGGCGATGTCCCCGTTGGGTGCATGTGGCGGTCCGCGACAGTGGGACCGGGAAGGGACGTGAAGCCATGGCGCGTCGGCACGCCAGCACAGCTGATTTCGAACTCGTCGGGATGGACGACGATCCGACCCCTGGTGATCCCGAACTGATTCAGGCTGTACTGCAACGCTATTCCGACATCGGTGATGCCGCCGAAAAAGCACTCAACGTTCTGAAGAAGGGCGGCAGCATCGATTCGGGACGCGGTTCGGCGATGGACGCGCTGAAGAAGAAGATCGGTGACGACCTGCCGGACAAGCTCGCCAAGACCGTGCAGTCGTATCACGATGCCGCCCAGGCCTACCGCGACTACATTCCGCGCCTGCAAGAAGCGCAGGATACCTTCGACCGCGCCGTGGATGAGGCCCAGGCTGCCGCGCCCGTGGCCAACCAGGCCCCACCCGCACCGGCAGCGGATGCCAGCGACGAAGACAAGTCCGCCGCAGCCAACGCCCAAGACGCGATCGATGAGGGAAAGAGTCAACTCTCAGCGGCCAAAAGTCTTGCGGAACAAGCCAAGACGATGCGTCAGACGGCGCAACGTGCATGCGCTGACGTGTTGGACCGCGCCGCCAAGGAGGCAATCCCCGAGCGCAACATCTTCCAGAAAATCGCCGATTTCTTCGAAGACTTCCCATTCGTCCAGATCCTGCTGGGTCTGCTCATCGCGATCGTTTCGGTGTTCTTCCCCGTTGCCGGGGCGCTGCTGGGCGGGGCGTTATTCCTGGTCAGCGAGTTACCCGCGATAGTCGGCGGCAACTTCAGTCTCGGTGATCTGCTCACCGGACTGATCGGGCTGGTGCCCGGCGGGGCGCTGCTGAAAGCCGGTGGCGGGCTTCTCAAAGCCGGTGTCGACGCGGCGGCCAAAACATTGGGCAAGGGCGCAAAGACCATTGACGGTCCGCTGTCGGGGATCGGATCTTCAGCAACGAAGACCAAAACCGTCGGAGGATTGTTGGACAACACCGCAACGCACACTGCCGCCTCGGTGGTCAAAGAAGTCGGCAAGAACGCCGGCGAGGAAACCGTCAACCAAGCGGTCAGCGGCCAAGGCTTCGACCCCACCGCCATCGTCACCGCCGGAGTGCTCGGCGCGGGAAGCGCCGGCATCAAAGGCATTGCCAAGAAATTCGCTCCGCCCAAAAACGGTGGCCTTGATCAAGGAACCACCGCACGATCATCGGGAGGGTCCGGTCAAGGCGAGGCCGGCCCGAGTTCCAGGGGGCTAGACGACCCGCAGACGCCCCCACCTGATCCGGCGAAAGCCTTCCCACCTCCGAATATCAAGCCCAAACCGGGGGGCGGTGCACTCGACTTTCAGGACAAGAATTTCCCGGACATCGACCTGGTACTGCACAAGACCGATCCTGACGGGTTCGACCCCGCCGTCTTCAAGGTGAAAGGCACCGACAACAAGGTCTTTTTCGACGTCGACGAAAACAAGTTCAAGAAGTTTGAGAACGGCCAGTTCACCGGCGAGGACGCGGATTTCACCCGCTTTCAGGGAGCGCTCCCGACCGATCACTTCTTGGTTCGTGGCTTCGAGGCCACGAATTTGCAGAAGGTGGAAACCGACGACGACTTCCGAGCGCTTCCTGCCAGTGAAACACCGGTACTCGTGAAGACCAGTCTCTTCGATGGCATTCCGGTTAGGAGCAACGTCGACCCGAAGCGGGTCGAGTCAATCAAAGGTGCCATCGGCGAAGGCAAGCCGCTGCCGCCGGTTGATTTGTCCGCAGGTGACCTCAGCATCAATGAGGGTAACCATCGCGTCACTGCCGCAAGGGAACTCGGATTGTCTTTCATTCCGACGCGGATTAATGCCCCGCTTCCGCTGCACGGTGAACCTCCGTCGCCGCCACCGGCGGCTCCGTCGCCGCCATTACCGGTCGCACCACCACCGACACCGGCAACACCGCTTCCTCCGCCGTCGCCACCGCCGGTGCCACCGGACTTCGCCACCACGAAAACACCTTTCGACTTCAACGAGGACCCCGACTGAATAACTAACCGTCGCAACGACTTCCACCTGAGAGGGTGGAGAGCCATCCGCGCCCGCGGATGACCCAACCACAAAGGAGAAACTCCAATGCCCGATTACAAGGTCAACTCGGACGAAACCGCGAGCACGTCACAGGCCCTGCTCAGCGACTTCAGTCAGCTCGAGGACAAGCTCAACGAAGTTCGCAACAAGATCACGAACCTACTGTCCAACGGGTACTCCACCCCGGCCGCACAACAGAAGTTCTCGCCGTTCTTCGAGGAGTTTGCCAAGGGATTCAAGCAGGTCAACCAGGGTCTGCAGGGCATCGGCCAGTACGTCAAGGCCGTCGGCGATGCGTACACGCAGACCGACGACGAACTCGGGAAAAACCTGAACTGACCATCAAACCTCCTCCCGCGCCACGAAAGTCGATGAGCCAATGCGATTGAATGTCAGCGTAAGCGACCCGCGCGACCGCGGAATCTCGACCACTGTCATTGTTGACACCGAACCCGCCGCCAGCGTGGGAAGTCTTGCCGCTGAACTTGTTCGGACCATCGGCTTGGTGGGGCCCAATGGCCGCCCGACACATGTGCCGAGCCTGTACATCGGACCGTACCGGCTCGATCCCGCGGCGACGCTGCAGACTGCCGGAGTTCGGGACGGCACCGACCTCGGACTCGGCGCTCCTCTTCCCTGGGAGCCCGAGCCCGAGGGACGGTCAGAAATCAGGGTGGTGTCGGGGCCCGGTGCGGGAACCGTCTTTCGTGTCATGCCAGGCGATTACGACATCGGCAGTGGCGAAGGGTGCCGGATCCGACTCGCACGCAGCGCCGGCGCTCCACCGCTCGGAGCCCGCGTCAGGTTACGGCTGGACGGTACCGGTGAGATCGTCGAAGCCGAAAACGCTTTACTGGACGGCAAACCCGTACAACCGCAGTCACCATGGAAGCCGGGCAACCAACTCGCGATCGGTGACACCTTGCTGGAACTGGCCGACCGTCAATCCGACCGGGCTCCGCTGACTCCCGCCACCGACGGCCTCGGCTTGGAGTTCAACCGGCCCCCGCGCTTTCTGCCGCCCGCGGCAGGCGGCAAGTTCCGGCTGCCGCAGCCGCCGGTCAAGCCGGCCAAGAGGGCGATCCCGTTGTTGCCAATTCTGCTGCTGCCGATCGCCACGTCGCTGGTCACCGTGTTCACCACCGGCAGGTTGAGCTTCATCGTCATCGCACTGCTCTCGCCGATCGTCGCGTTGATCACCCAGTTCGGCGGACGCAAGCAGACGATCCAAAAGTACGAGGAGGACAAGACGAACTTCGATGAGAAGGTCGCGCAGATCCAGGAGAACATCGACGCCGCGCTGCGAGACGAGCAGCGCAACTTGCGGCTGAGCTTGCCCGATCCGGCGTCTCTGCTCCAGATGGCAACGCTGCCGTCAGAGCGGTTGTGGGAGCGCCGCTTCTCCGACCACGACTTCCTGTCGGTGCGCGTCGGGACGACCGACCTTCCCTCGGCCACCAGCGTCGAGGACCCCGGCCAGGACGAGAACCGACGCACCATGGTGCCGTGGCTCAGTCAAGTGCCGATATCGGTGGACATCCGGCGGGCCGGGGTGGTGGGCATTGCCGGCGAGGACGCCAGCGGCATCGCAGCTTGGATCGCTGCCCAAGCGGCATGCCTGCACAGTCCCACCGATCTGCGGCTGGTCGTGTTGTCGGGCCCTGACGGCGAACAGGATTGGGCCTGGACCCGGTGGCTGCCTCACACGCAGGCACAAGGGGAGGACGGCTACGTGCTGCTCGGCAGCACCACCGACTCGCTGGCCCTACGCCTCGGCGAACTCGGCCAGATCGTCATGGCACGCATGGCCGCGGGTCCGGGGCTGGAACGCAGCGGTGCCGCCGGCTACCCCGACATCCTGGTGATTCTGGAGAAGTCGCGGCGCGCGCGCTCGCTGCCTGGGGTCATCGCGCTCCTTCGTGACGGGCCCGCAGTCGGTGTCCATGTCATCTGCATCGACCGCGAGGAGCGGTTGCTGCCCGAGGAGTGCCGTGCCGTCGTCGTCAGCGGAGCACCCACCAAAGCCATGTCGGCGTTGCGGACAGGCGACTCACCGGCATTGGAGCAGATCCGTACGGATCTACCGGATTTCGGGTGGTACGAACAGCTCGGACGGGCACTGGCCCCTCTGCGGGGCGTGGGGGACAGTGAGGAAAGCGCCCTACCCGGCGCCGTACGCCTGCTCGACGTGCTCGACATCGAACCGCCGACGCCGCAGGCCATTGTGGCGGGTTGGTCGCTCGGCGGGCGAAGCACCACGGCCGTTCTCGGCGCCGGCTTCGACGGTCCGTTTTCAGTCGACCTGGTGCGCGACGGACCCCACGCGCTCATCGCTGGCACGACCGGATCGGGAAAGTCTGAGTTGCTGCAGACGCTGGTGGCCACGCTCGCTGTGGTGAATCGACCAGACGAGATGACCTTCGTGCTGGTCGATTACAAGGGCGGCAGCGCCTTCGCCGAGTGCGCCGATCTGCCGCACACCGTCGGCCTGGTCACCGACCTCGACACTCAACTGGTGGAGCGAGCATTGATCTCCTTGGGAGCCGAGCTGCGCCGCCGGGAGACACAATTGGCGAAGGCCGGCGCCAAGGACGTTCTCGACTACCTCGACAAGCGTTCTCGCGGAGGTGATGTGCTGCCGCCGCTACCGCGACTGATGCTGGTGATCGACGAATTCGCCTCCATGGTGCGCGAACTGCCCGACTTCATCTCCGGGTTGGTGAACATCGCACAACGGGGGCGCTCGCTCGGTATTCATCTGGTGCTGGCCACGCAACGGCCAGGGGGCGCTGTCACACCGGATATCCGCGCCAACACGAACCTGCGGATTGCACTGCGCACCACCGACACCTCCGAGAGCCGAGACATCATCGATGCGCCGGATTCGGGCGATATCTCACCGGCCACCCCCGGCCGCGCTTTCGTTCGCCTCGGGCCCTCAGCGCTGTTGCCTTTTCAGTCCGCGAGAGTCGGCGGGCGCCGGCCGTCCGGTGACGTTGCGGGTGATGCTCCGGTGCCTATTGCCGCAGAGGTGGTGACGTGGAAGGACCTTGGCGGACCCCTGCCAACGCGACGTGCGGGTCGGGACGGCTCTGGTCTGGCCCAGACCGAGGCCATCACTGACCTCGCCGTGCTGACCACTGCCATCGCGCAAGCCTCTGAAATGGCTCAGATTCCACGTCAGCCCAGTCCGTGGCTTCCGCCACTACCGCAAGTGCTGCAATGGGTGCCACCGCCTGCACCTGCGGCAGTAGACACTCGCGAGGCTGCGCTCCCACCAGTGCAATACGGCATGGTCGATCTTCCCGCGCTGCAGAACCGCGCACCGTTGGTGTTCGACATTGACCGGGCCGGACATCTCCACATCGTCGGTTCGCCCCGCAGTGGACGGTCGCAGACACTGCGCACTTTGGCGGCGGCGCTCGCGATGGCACACGGAGCAGACGATGTGCACATATATGGAATCGACTGCGGCAACGGCGCACTCAATGTGCTCGCCGAGCTGCCACACTGCGGCGCGGTCGTCGACCGCAACCAAATCGAGCGTCTCGGGCGGCTACTGGACCGGCTCAACGGCGAACTGACCGCGCGCCAGAGCCTGTTCGGCAGCCGCGGCACCGCTGACTTGACCGAACTCCGTCGCGATCAGGCGCCTGGCGAGCGGCTACCGCACATCGTTGTGATGGTCGACCGCTTCGAGGTCTTCGACCGCGAATTCAGTTCCTACGACAACGGCAGCTACCTGGAGCGGTTGATCCGGTTACTGCGCGACGGCGCCGGCGTCGGCATTCACGCCGTGCTCGCCGGCGACCGCGCGCTGGCCAGCAGTCGGTTCTCCGGCACCACCGACGACAAACTTGTGTTGCGGCTCAACGACCGTCAGGACTATTCGTCCGTGGGTATTCCCACCAAGGCGGCGCCCTCGGACCCGTTGCCGGGCAGAGCAATTCGCACCCAAGATCTCAGCGAGGCGCAGATTGCGGTACTGGGCACAGACTTGAGCGGCACCGCTCAAGCGGACAGTGTGCTCGCACTGGCGCAGGAGTTGCAGAACCGCGAGGCAGCGGTTCCTGCGTCGCGACGTGCGCAGCCACTCGATGTCCTTCCCGACCGCATCGCCTATGCCGAAGCGATGGCGCTGCACCGCAACGAACCGATGCGGCCGCTGGTCGCGATCGGCGGCGACACGCTGACATCCCTCGGCCCTGACCTCGCCGACGTACCGACGTTCGTCATCGCCGGACCACCAAGGACGGGCCGCAGTACCGCGCTGCTGACGGCCGCGGAGTCCCTGTTGGGCGCCGGCTCCGGACTGGTTGTACTGGCACCGCGCCGATCTCCACTACGGAGCCTGGAAGGCAGACAAGGGGTTGCGGCGGTGATCACCGATCCGGAAATCTCCGTGCTCGACTTCCGTGCGGTGCTTTCAAACATCCCGGAGTCCACGGCGGTCATCATCGTCGACGACGCCGAGTTGCTGATGGGTGCCGAAATCGACTCGGACCTCGCGCTACTCGCGCGCGGCGCACAAGGTAACGGCTGGGCGGTGATGGCTGCGGGCAATGCGGAGTCGCTGTCGCTCAGCTTGGCAGGCTGGATGGGTCAGGTGAAACGGAACCGCACAGGCATGTTGCTGTCACCCCAGGGCCTCGGTGACGGGGAAGTCATCGGAATCAAGTTGACGCGCGGGGTGGTCGGCCAGGCTCCGCAGCCCGGCCGCGGGCTGCTGCATCTGGGTGACGGCTCGCTGATCTCGGTGCAGGTGCCGTTGTCCACCGTCGACGCGCCGGAAAGCACCGCGGCCACGTCGAATTGACCGACGCGGCCGCGGTGACCGAAGCGGTTTGTCCTCACCCGGTCAGATCGAGTTGGTTTCCGTCGGCGTCCAGGAACCGGAACGTGCTCGTGATCGCATCGAAGAGGTCGTACACCTCGTTCTTCAACGGCAAGTTGGGACTGGCCAATGTCACCACCAGGAAGTCGTTCGTGGCACCGGGGACCGGCATCATGGTGTGCATGGTCAGCAGTTTCACGTCGACATCAGACGTCAAGCGGGTGACCTCGGTTCCGGTGATGCGCGCGACCGCCCCCACCGCAGGCACCCGAACCGACGTGATCACACGGTCTTTCGGCGCGACGCCGGTTGCAGATGAGACACCCAACTGCGCCGACAGGACGGGCAGCGTCAGCTCCTGGCCCGTGGGTGTGGTGACGGCGAACACCATGCCGTAGGCCATGAAGAGCCCGTCACTGTAGAACGTCGCCGTTCCGGTCGCGAGCAGCGCACCCTGCTTGCGCGCCGCCCGGCTGACCTCTCGCCCCTGTCGGAACATGTCGTTGATCCGCAGCTTCTCCCGGGGGTCGCTGGTCATCGACAGGGCCTGCGCTCGTGTCCGCGCCAACTTCTCACCGCTGAGGTCGGCGTCCTCCCACAGATCGGGCACGTTGAGCAGAAACTGTTGCGCGGTACTCATTTGGCTGCCTTTGCGGCGTCGTCGAACCCGCCACCGTCGTCGAGATTGCTCGCCGCGTCCGCATCTGTCTTCTCAAACGAGTCGAGGATGTTGCCGATCGCGTCGCGTATGCCCTTCACTTCCTTTTTCAGCTGGGTCTTGCCGTCGTTCCACTTCTTTTCGAAGTTCCCTGCAGAACCTCGCGACAGCTCTCGGCCGAACGCCCCGTCGAAGTCGAACGTGTTGCGGTCAATGTCGATGTTGTCGCTGACGAAGCCCAGCATGTCCTGAGCTTCCTTGAGCTCGTTACCCGGAATGTTCACTTCGGATGCCATCGGCGGTCCTTTCTCATTGAGGGGACGACCTTTTCGTCCTCTCGTCATGACGACGGGAGTTCAAGCGGTGGGGTTCATCACGCCGCGGTGATGAACCCCACCGCGGCCTCGACCGTCGAATCGGACATGACAACGATTCCTACACAGCAACTCTCGACGTACCGGCGCAAGACGGCACCGCTCGTTGGCGCTTCATTGTTTCTGGTGTGCGCCGCAGTACTGTCCGGATGCGGCAAGACCGTGTCGATAGGAGACGGCGCCCAGGCATCGACATCCGCCGCGCCCACATCCGCGGCAGCTTCCGTCGATCCCGACGGTGCGGTGCAGGTCCTCGATGGAACCGCTGCGCAGAACGGCAAGTCCGGCAATGGCGGCACGGTGACAGGCAACGCCACCCAGCAGAATCCACCGGAGTGGGTACAGCTGTCGACGACAACGACACCCGGGCTTGCCGGTCCCAACGTGGTGAACATCAACGGTGCCACTTTGTATCGGTTCGACAAGGACACCAAGGGGTCCAACAAGTCGAACTGCAACGGGGACTGCGCGACCATGTGGCCACCGGTGACCATAGAGGAAGGTGCCAATGTCTACCTCGACGGCGTTGATCGTAAGCAGGTGGGGGCGTTCCGGCGCCAGGACGGCGACATTCAGCTGACCGTCGGTGGGTGGGCGCTATACCGGTATTCGGGCGACTCCAACGCCGGCGATCTCAAGGGCCAGGGCGTGGGCGGCACGTGGTTCGCCGTCGGACCGAAGGGGCAGAAGGTGATGGCGGCCTCGTCGATGTCGACGAAAGCATCCCAGCCGCAACAGTATCCACAGCAGCAGAAGCAGCCCCAGCAGTACCCGCAAAACCAAAAGGCAGCTCAAGGCTATCCGCAACAGCAATACCCGCATTACTGATGCCTGGTGGGGTCGGCGCTCACGAGTCGGCGAGTTCGGCGAGCGCCTGCCCTGACACTCGATAGGTGATCCACTCGTTCTGCGGCCGCCCGCCGACGGCGTCGTAGAGCGCGATCGCGTTGACGTTCCAGTCCAGCACCGCCCACGACAACCGGGTGTAGCCGTTGTCCACGCATTCCCTGGCCAGCGTCGACAGCAGCTTGCGGGCGAGTCCACGGCGGCGGAACTGCGGGCGCACGTAGAGGTCCTCGAGGTAGACGCCCGCGACGCCGTCCCAAGTGGAGAAGTTGAGGAACCACAGGGCGCCCGCCGCGGCTTGGCCGTCGACCTCGGCGATGTGACCGTAGACCGTCGGGCGATCGCCGAAAAGGGCTTCCGCCAACTGCTTTTCGGTGACGGTGCAGTCGGCGCTGGCGCGCTCGAACTCGGCCAGTTCGTGGATCATCGCGGTCAGTTCGGTCTCGTCGCCCGGCCGGACGCGCCGAATGGTCTCGCTCATGGCTGCACTCCCAGCGCCGACAGGATCGTGTTGAATTTCGTTGTGGTTTCCGCGACTTCGTCATCGGGGTCGGACTCGACGACGATCCCACCGCCGGAGTGCGCGTCGGCGGTGCGGCGGTCGGCGGACAGCTGCGCGCCCCGGATCGACACCACCCATCGGCCGTCGCCGCGCTGATCGCACCAACCCACCGCACCGGCGTAGAAGCCGCGGTCGCCTTCCAGTTCGTTGATCAGTTCGGCCGCGGCGCTCGCAGGCACGCCGCCGACCGCGGGTGTCGGGTGCAGCGCAATCGCCAAATCCAACGCGGTAGTTGACTTTTCGCGCAAGGTGCCGGTGATCGGGGTGTACAGGTGCCACACCGCCGCGGTCTTGCTCAGCTGCGGTTCCGGTGCGATCTGCAGATCGACGCACAACGGGTCCAGTGCCTCACGCATCGCCTCCACCACCAACCGGTGCTCGTGGCGGTCCTTGGCCGACGCGGCCAGGGCCGCGCCGCTGGCGTCGTCGGCGACCGGGTCGGCGAGCCGTGGCGCCGACCCGGCGAACGGGCGGCAGCTGACCTGGTCGCCGCGCCTGGCCACCAGCAACTCGGGGCTGGCGCCCACCAGGGCGGCACCGGAGTAGCCGCCGCCCGCGGCGGTCAGGTCGACGAGGTAGGCGTTGGCGGTCGGATCGTTGGCCACCAGCCGCGACACGATCGTGCGGGCGTCGAGCGGTCCCTCGGCGACCAACCGCAGCGCCCTGGCCAGCACCACCTTGTGCAGGCCGCTGCCGGGGTCCTGCAACC
It contains:
- a CDS encoding isochorismate synthase MenF codes for the protein MTREPAFVLAGRTGVVVAEGVHTAFPRLGDARAALASHSAPIILGALPFDVTKPAALIRPQTVQFSDTLPDWPVRELPTTRIAQTMPDPEEHRARIGAALRRLQDPGSGLHKVVLARALRLVAEGPLDARTIVSRLVANDPTANAYLVDLTAAGGGYSGAALVGASPELLVARRGDQVSCRPFAGSAPRLADPVADDASGAALAASAKDRHEHRLVVEAMREALDPLCVDLQIAPEPQLSKTAAVWHLYTPITGTLREKSTTALDLAIALHPTPAVGGVPASAAAELINELEGDRGFYAGAVGWCDQRGDGRWVVSIRGAQLSADRRTADAHSGGGIVVESDPDDEVAETTTKFNTILSALGVQP